A window of the Juglans microcarpa x Juglans regia isolate MS1-56 chromosome 5D, Jm3101_v1.0, whole genome shotgun sequence genome harbors these coding sequences:
- the LOC121266275 gene encoding two-pore potassium channel 3-like, with protein MEKEPLLPYLSPRKKPLPPPVLAPLPEHDEISLPLTPSALKDRLIFGPASSSLQDASPFVDALTLSLSSPRLSSCSSSSMEPASPQDPQSQSLLQSPKSWLVDPNYPWTKTNLHRSKTAPAMAVINDIGHPSPPRPQFGSQSIVRQAFVLLILYLFLGVVIYSFNKDDFVADETHPVVDALYFCIVTMCTIGYGDITPASTATKLFSILFVLVGFGFMDVLLTGMVSYVLDLQENYLLRTVKSKGGTDTPRSYIVDVKKGRMRIRMKVALALGVVVLCIGIGVCVMHFVERLGWLDSFYLSVMSVTTVGYGDRAFKSLQGRLFASIWLLVSTLAVARAFLYLAEARVDKRHRRMTKWILGQDMTVSEFLAADIDNNGFVSKSEYVIYKLKEMGKVSEKDIMQICNKFDRLDTGNCGKITLADLMGSHH; from the exons ATGGAGAAAGAGCCTCTCCTGCCGTATCTAAGCCCGAGAAAGAAACCTCTGCCACCGCCGGTCCTAGCACCACTCCCGGAGCACGACGagatctctctccctctaacCCCTTCGGCGCTCAAAGACCGCCTCATTTTTGGCCCTGCTTCCTCTTCCCTGCAAGACGCTTCCCCTTTCGTCGATGCCTTAACCCTTTCTCTTAGCTCCCCAAGactctcttcttgttcttcttcctccatgGAACCCGCTTCCCCGCAAGATCCTCAATCACAATCGCTGTTACAGTCCCCAAAAAGTTGGCTCGTTGACCCCAATTATCCATGGACCAAGACCAATCTCCACCGCTCCAAAACAGCGCCGGCCATGGCGGTTATCAACGATATTGGCCACCCTTCTCCGCCTAGACCGCAATTCGGGTCCCAATCGATCGTTCGCCAAGCGTTTGTTCTTCTTATATTGTATTTGTTCTTGGGAGTGGTTATATATTCGTTCAATAAGGACGATTTCGTGGCGGATGAGACCCACCCGGTAGTGGATGCTCTGTATTTTTGCATTGTGACCATGTGCACGATCGGCTATGGTGATATTACGCCGGCTAGCACAGCAACCAAGTTGTTTTCGATACTGTTTGTGTTGGTGGGCTTTGGTTTTATGGACGTTTTGCTTACTGGGATGGTGAGCTATGTGCTTGATTTGCAGGAGAATTATTTGTTGAGGACCGTGAAAAGTAAGGGTGGGACGGATACCCCAAGGTCGTACATAGTTGATGTGAAGAAAGGGAGGATGAGGATTAGGATGAAGGTGGCATTGGCATTAGGGGTCGTCGTTCTTTGTATTGGGATTGGTGTGTGTGTAATGCATTTTGTGGAGAGGCTTGGTTGGTTGGATTCGTTTTATCTCTCGGTTATGTCAGTCACGACCGTTGGATATGGTGACCGGGCATTTAAGTCCTTGCAGGGTCGTCTTTTTGCTTCCATTTGGTTGCTTGTATCGACACTCGCGGTTGCTCGAGCGTTTCTGTACTTGGCCGAGGCAAGAGTGGATAAGCGGCATAGAAGGATGACAAAGTGGATTCTTGGTCAGGATATGACTGTCTCTGAGTTTCTTGCTGCTGACATTGACAACAATGGCTTTGTGAG TAAATCAGAATATGTCATATACAAGCTCAAGGAGATGGGAAAGGTATCTGAGAAAGACATTATGCAGATCTGCAACAAATTTGATCGGCTTGACACAGGAAACTGTGGAAAGATAACTCTTGCTGATCTCATGGGGAGTCATCATTGA